The genome window GGTCTTGCCAGCAAGAAAACCACAACGGTCGGTGTTGTGATTCCAAACATTACCAACAGCTATTTCTCTACCTTGGCTAAAGGGATTGATGACATTGCGGAAATGTACAAGTACAACATCGTCCTTGCAAATAGCGATGAAGACGATGACAAAGAAGTTTCAGTAGTAAACAACCTCTTTTCAAAACAAGTGGATGGAATCATTTTCATGGGCTATCACTTGACAGAAAAGATTCGCTCAGAGTTTTCACGCTCTCGGACGCCAGTCGTCCTTGCTGGGACAGTCGATGTAGAACACCAATTACCAAGTGTCAATATCGACTACAAGCAAGCGACAGTTGATGCTGTTGCACAATTGGCAAAACACAACAAGAAAATTGCTTTTGTAAGTGGCCCATTGGTGGATGATATCAATGGAAAAATCCGTTTGGCGGGCTATAAAGAAGCTTTGAAAACGAAAAAATTGAGCTACAGCGAAGGACTTGTCTTTGAATCGAAATACCGTTATGATGAAGGTTACAACTTGGCAGAACGCATCATTGCGTCAAAAGCAACAGCTGCTTTTGTGACAGGTGATGAATTGGCTGCAGGTCTCTTGAACGGCTTGTCTGATCACGGTATCAAAGTACCAGAAGACTTTGAAATCATTACTAGTGATGATTCACAAGTAACACGTTACACGCGTCCAAATCTATCAACGATTGGCCAACCCTTGTATGACCTAGGTGCGATTAGTATGCGTATGTTGACCAAGATCATGCACAAAGAAGAGTTGGAAGAACGCGAAGTGTTGTTGTCTCATACGATCAACCAACGTGGAACGACGAAAAAATAAGGATTAGTAGACTAGAGTCTCGACTTGGGAAGATGTGTCTACTAGTCTGAGAGGTTAGAACAAAACTGTTCTAACCTCTTTTTTATACTGCAAACAGGTAGAGACTTGCTGGGCACTCTTTATTTCGGTATAATAGAAGGTATGAAAGTTTTACTGTATTTAGAAGGAAAATCCGTATTACAAAAATCAGGAATTGGTCGAGCCTTGCAGCATCAAATGCATGCGCTTGATTTGGCTGGGATTCCGTATACGACAGATATTTTAGGAGATTATGATGTGGTGCATATCAATACCTATGGCCCACGGAGTTTCCTTTTGCTCCATGCAGCAAAACGTCGTGGAAAGAAAGTCATCATGCATGGCCATTCAACCCGTGAGGATTTTGAAAATTCCTTTATCGGGTCTAACTTTTTTGCGCCCTTGTTTGGGAAATATTTGGCTCACATGTACCAAAAGGCGGACTATGTCATCACGCCTTCGGAGTATTCCAAACACTTGATTCAGTCCTATGGAGTGACAACACCGATTATTGCGGTCTCCAATGGGATTGATTTGGAAAAATACAAGAAGGATCCGAAAAAAGAAGAAGTCTTTCGCAAGCATTTTAATATCCAAGAAGGCCAAAAAGTTGTTATCTGTGCGGGTCTGTATTTTAAACGCAAAGGGATTGAAGATTTCGTAGAAGTGGCTCGTCGCATGCCGGATGTGCGCTTTATTTGGCTTGGATCGATTAACAAATGGATCATTCCGCGTAAGATTCGTCGCATAGTGGAAAAGGATCATCCTAGTAATGTGGAATTCCCTGGCTATTTCAAGGGAGCGGTCTTCCAAGGGGCTATGACGGGTTCAGATGCTTTCTTCTTCCCATCTTATGAAGAAACGGAAGGAATCGTTGTTTTAGAAGCCTTGGCTAGTCATCAGCATACGGTCTTGCGGGACATTCCCGTATACAATGGCTGGATCGACGAGAGCTCATCTGAATTGTGCCACAATGTGGATGAATTTGTGGATTCCTTGAACAAGGTCTTGAACGGACAAGTAGATAAGCGGGAGGCTGGCTACAAGGTTGCTGAGAGTCGTTCGATCGACTTAGTGGCTCATCAATTGGTCGAAGCCTATCAAACAGTTTTGGAGATGTAAGATGCGTGTAGGATTATTTACAGATACCTATTTCCCGCAAGTTTCGGGAGTGGCGACCAGCATTCGGACGCTCAAAACAGAATTAGAAAAATTGGGTCACACGGTCTTTATCTTTACGACAACGGATAAAGATGTGAACCGCTATGAAGATTGGCAGATTATTCGGATTCCAAGTGTGCCTTTCTTCGCCTTTAAGGACCGCCGCGTTGCTTATCGTGGTTTTTCAAAGGCACTTGCCATTGCCAAGCAATACCAGTTGGATATTATCCATACCCAGACTGAGTTTTCATTAGGCCTTTTGGGAGTTTGGATTGGACGCGAATTGCGGATTCCAGTCATTCATACCTACCATACCCAGTATGAGGACTATGTCCGCTATATTGCGAGAGGCATGGTCATTCGCCCAAGTATGGTCAAATACATTGTGAGAAGTTACATGAATGATCTGGACGGCGTGATCTGCCCAAGCGAGATCGTCTATGACTTGCTCCAAAAGTACAAGGTCAAGGCAGAAAAACGCATTATTCCGACAGGGATTGATTTGGCCAAGTTTGACCGGCCAGAAATTACTCCGACAGAGACTGCGGCTCTTCGTGAAAAATATGAAGTCGCAGAAGATGAAACGCTTTTATTGAGCTTGTCGCGGGTCTCTTATGAAAAAAATATTCAGGCTGTTATTGCGGCTCTTCCTGATGTCCTTCAGGTCAATCAAAAAGTCAAGTTGATTGTGGCTGGGGATGGACCTTATTTGGATGATCTGAAAAAACAAGCGGCGAAACTTGGCGTTTCAGATGCGGTTGTCTTTACAGGGATGATCCCACCAAATGAGACAGCTCTTTACTATAAGGCGGCTGACTTCTTTATTTCAGCTTCAACGAGTGAGACGCAAGGGTTGACTTATTTAGAGAGTATTGCGAGTGGTACCCCGATCATCGCTCATGGCAATCCTTATCTCGATCATGTGATTGATGACCCTATGTTTGGAAAGCTCTTTTATGAAGAGAGTGATCTGGCACAAGCGATTCTTGAAGCGATTGAGGAGATGCCTCCAATCGATGAGACCAAGTGGGCAGAAAAGATTGATGATATTTCTGCAGCAACCTTTGGCCGTCGGGTCTACGAATTTTACTTGGATAAAATCATCTCTAAAGACTTTTCAAATGATTTGAATCCTGAGCAAAGTCGGGTTAAGCGGATGTCTAAGACCATTGTGAAAATCCCGACCAAGGTGATTGCTCTTCCGGTCAATGGATCTGTGAAGATGATGAAGGCTTCGGTCAAACAAGTGAAGAAAATCCGTAAAATCACGCATTTCTTTGATTGAAAATGAAACTTTTTCTTGCAAAATTTTTCAATCGTGCTATAATAACTGACAGAGACATATCAAATCTAGGAAATCTGATAGAGAGCGCGTGGGGCTGGAAATCGCGTAGAGGATAGGTTTGGGACTACTCGTGATTCTTTTATGCAAACATAAAACGGTGGCTACGTTAGAGCCAATCAGAGGTGTCCCTCTTTTTTGAGGAACATAAATGAAGGTGGAACCACGTTGCGACGTCCTTTCGAGGAGGTCGCTTTTTTGATTTCTTCATGAAGACATCAAAAGGAGTGACGATTCCAATGTTCAAAGACACCTCCCACCCATTTAGCTACTAAAAACTTTATAAGGAGAAAATCATGATTAAGATTACTTTCCCAGATGGCGCTGTTCGTGAATTCGAATCTGGCGTTACTACTTTTGAAATTGCCCAATCTATCAGCAATTCTTTGGCTAAAAAAGCTCTTGCTGGTAAATTCAACGGCAAATTGATTGACACAACTCGTGCCATCACCGAAGATGGAAGCATTGAAATCGTGACACCTGATCACGAAGACGCTCTTCCAATCTTGCGTCACTCAGCAGCTCACTTGTTTGCCCAAGCAGCTCGTCGCCTCTTCCCAGATATCCACTTGGGTGTTGGTCCAGCGATTGAAGATGGTTTCTACTACGATACAGACAACCAAGCTGGTCAAATCTCTAACGAAGACCTTCCTCGTATCGAAGAAGAAATGAAGAAAATCGTGAAAGAAAACTTCCCATCTGTTCGTGAAGAAGTGACCAAAGATGAAGCGCGTGAAATCTTCAAAAATGATCCATACAAATTAGAATTGATTGAAGAACACTCAGAAGACGAAGGTGGGTTGACCATCTACCGTCAAGGTGAATACGTTGACCTTTGCCGTGGCCCACACGTCCCATCAACTGGTCGCATCCAAATCTTCCACCTTCTTAACGTTGCTGGTGCTTACTGGCGTGGGAATAGCGACAATGCCATGATGCAACGTATCTACGGTACAGCATGGTTTGACAAGAAAGACTTGAAGAACTACCTTCAAATGCGTGAAGAAGCTAAGGAACGTGACCACCGTAAACTTGGTAAAGAGCTTGACCTCTTCATGATTTCTCAAGAAGTTGGTCAAGGTCTTCCATTCTGGTTGCCAAATGGTGCGACCATCCGTCGTGAGTTGGAACGCTATATCGTTGATAAAGAAGTAGCAGCAGGCTACCAACACGTCTACACTCCACCAATTGCTTCTGTAGAACTGTATAAAACTTCAGGTCACTGGGATCACTACCGTGAAGACATGTTCCCACCAATGGATATGGGGGATGGAGAAGAGTTTGTTCTTCGTCCAATGAACTGTCCTCACCACATTGAAGTCTACAAACACCATGTGCACTCTTACCGTGAATTGCCAATCCGTATCGCTGAAATCGGTATGATGCACCGTTATGAAAAATCTGGTGCTCTGACTGGTTTGCAACGTGTGCGTGAAATGTCTCTGAATGATGGTCATACTTTTGTGGCTCCAGAACAAATCGAGGAAGAATTCAAGAAGATCCTTCAATTGATCATCGATGTTTATGAAGACTTTAACTTGACAGATTATCGTTTCCGCTTGTCTTACCGTGATCCTGAAGACAAACACAAATACTTTGATAACGATGAAATGTGGGAAAATGCTCAACGCATGTTGAAAGCAGCCGTTGATGATATGGGTGTTGAGTACTATGAAGCTGAAGGAGAAGCAGCCTTCTACGGACCAAAATTGGATATCCAAGTGAAAACAGCTCTTGGTAAAGAAGAAACTCTTTCTACGATCCAATTGGACTTCTTGCTTCCAGAACGCTTTGATCTTCATTACATTGGAGCAGACGGGGAAGAACACCGTCCAGTCATGATCCACCGTGGGGTAATCTCAACCATGGAACGCTTTACTGCGATCTTGATTGAAAACTACAAGGGAGCTTTCCCAACCTGGCTTGCCCCTCACCAAGTAACTCTCATCCCAGTATCGAACGAAAAACACGTGGACTACGCTTGGGAAGTAGCTAAGAAACTTCGTGACCGTGGTGTCCGTGCCGATGTAGACGAACGCAATGAGAAAATGCAGTTCAAGATTCGTGCTTCTCAAACTCAAAAAATTCCTTACCAATTAATCGTTGGTGACAAGGAAATGGAAGAGCAGGCTGTAAACGTTCGCCGTTATGGTCAAAAAGAAACAGAAACCATGCCGGTAGATACATTTGTAGAATTGATTCTTGCAGATATTGCAAATAAATCTCGTGTTGAGAAATAAAACGATCACAGTCTGATAAATATTTTTTAGTAAGAAAAAGCAACAACTATTTCAGTTGTTGCTTTTTCTATTTTGTTTAACCTGAGCTAGTAGTGATCGGTCAAATCGCCACAAATAGTATCCTCATCAACAATCCTTTCTATCCATGAACTTTTGGATATAGGATATCCTCCCAAGATTTGCTTCCATGAGTTAGATAAGTTGACTATCCTCAATCCTTGTCTGCTTCATTTTCTTTTACGAGATCGTTTTGTGAATCTTTTTCAGAGAGTTTTTGATCGATATACTTGTCAATGTTTTCGTAAAATTCCTTGGTCGTCTCACTATCTAATTTTGTCGAATTATGGACTTGATTGACTTTCAATTGAACAGATTCAATACCGTAAGAGTCTTGTTTTTGGCGAATGGTTTCTAATTCTTCTTCTGAAATCGGATCTCCAACAACTGTCAAGACCAATTCATTGCTACTTGACTTGTAGACTTGATTAATGATCGTATGATTGGCAAACTCTTTTCCTACAAACTGTTTGATCCCTTCTTTTCGTGCTTGATCCATCGTCAGAGTGACTGCTGAATAGCTGGCTGGAAGAACCAATAATACAATCAAGGAGATCAACCCAATTCTCATTTTCATGTTTAGCTCTTTAAATGAACTTAAGGGAGATTGTCTCATCATAATTCTTGTTCCAACAATATTGATTAGCATGATAAAGACACAGTTGATCAAGAAAAGATAGAGAGCCCCAAATAAAAATCGTACATTTCCATTAGCTAAACCATAGCCTGCAGTGCAGATAGGTGGCATCAGAGCTGTTGCAATAGCTACTCCTGGCACGATATTGTTTGCTTCTTTTTTTCTTGAACCAATGACACCTGCTATCCCACCCGCAATAGCAATGAGAACATCCCAAATGGTTGGAGAGGTTCGTGCAATCAATTCGCTACTTGCATAAGATAAGGGAGAAATCCAGAAATATAGAGTCGAGACAAGCAAACTGACCAATACTTGAGTAAATAAAACCCCTAGAGATTGCTTGATTAAACGCGTATCAAAAATAGCTAAACCAAACCCCAGTCCAATAATCGGTGTCATAAGAGGGGAAATCAGCATGGCTCCAATAATGACAGCTGTTGAATTCATATTTAGACCTATAGAGGCAATAAAAATCGAACACATCAAAATCACTGTATCTCTTAATCGAACATGAAGGTCATCATATAGTTTCTCGCGGAATTCACGTGTTGAATAGTTTCCGGACATTGGTTACTCCTTTTATTTCATATAATCTTGTTTCTGCATGGATGATGGTAGAGAGACTTCTGTCCAAACTGACATGTTTTTAATTCTTACCTGTGATTCTTTTGAACATTATCTTTTAAATATCCATCAGTCCATCCTGCATATTATATCAAAAATTTTACATTCTTTCTCTGAAGAAATCAATTCATTTAAAAGATAGAGAAAGGAAGAAATTTTTGTCTCCTTATCTGAAGAAGAAAAACGATATCTCCTCTGAAAGTAGATACCGTTTTAATGTTTAAACAGTATGAGTTTGTAGCAGCAATCCTAGCAGATATCGCCAACAAATCACGTGTTGAGAAATAATGAACAAAGAAAAGATTGAGATTTCATGATCTCAGTCTTTTTGCTTTGTCTTATTAGAAAGTCCAGCAATTGAGGCTCCACATTTCTGCATAAGTTTGATATAATAAGAAGATAGAGATTGATAAGGAAAAGTAGCATTAGAAACAGGTATGTAAGATGAAAAAAATATTAGTAGTTGATGATGAAAAACCAATTTCAGATATTATCAAATTTAACATGGCAAAAGAAGGCTATGAGGTATTGACAGCCTTTGATGGTCGGGAAGCTTTAGAGGTCTTTGCGGCTGAAAATCCGGATATTATTATTCTAGATTTGATGTTGCCAGAGATTGATGGCTTGGAAGTAGCGCGGACGATTCGTAAGACCAGCAATGTGCCGATCATTGTCCTATCTGCTAAGGATACGGAATTTGATAAGGTCATCGGGCTTGAAATCGGGGCGGATGACTATGTAACCAAACCCTTCTCGAATCGGGAATTGCAAGCGCGTGTGAAAGCCTTGTTGCGTCGTTCTGAGTTTGCGGCTGATCCTCAGCTTGAAAATGAGGCCGATACGGAAATTGTCATTGGTGATCTTCACATTCTTCCAGATGCCTTCTTGGTTCAAAAAGGCAACAAAGAATTGGACTTGACCCATCGCGAATTTGAATTGCTCTATCACCTTGCGACCCATGTCGGTCAAGTGATGACTCGTGAGCACCTTCTTGAGACGGTGTGGGGCTATGATTACTTTGGTGATGTTCGGACAGTAGACGTGACGGTTCGTCGTTTGCGTGAAAAAATCGAGGACACACCGGGACGTCCAGAATATATCTTGACCCGCCGTGGTGTTGGATATTATATGAGAAACAATGATTGATCAACTAAAACAATTTGTAATGTCGTCGAACTTTGTCTTTGTTCTAATTACGGTTGGGTTTATCATTGTGGTAGCCTTGCTTTTGTTAGAAAACCGTAGGGACAATATTAAGCTCAGACAATTAAACGCCAAAATTAAGGATCTGATTGCAGGGGACTATTCTGAAGTGGTCGACATGCAAGGGAGTCCAGAACTGACAGATATGACCAATAGCATTAATGATCTGTCGGAGGTTATTCGCCTGACGCATGAAAACTTGGAACAAGAAACCAAGCGTTTGACCAGTATCCTTTCTTACATGACAGACGGGGTGCTTGCGACCAACAGACGTGGTCAGATCATCATGGTCAATGAAATGGCAGCCAAGCAATTGAATGTTAATCCAGATGAGGTGCTTAATACCAGTATTCTGGATTTGCTTTCGCTTGGAGATGACTATGATCTGCGAAGCT of Streptococcus sp. S5 contains these proteins:
- the ccpA gene encoding catabolite control protein A; protein product: MNTDDTVTIYDVAREAGVSMATVSRVVNGNKNVKENTRKKVLEVIERLDYRPNAVARGLASKKTTTVGVVIPNITNSYFSTLAKGIDDIAEMYKYNIVLANSDEDDDKEVSVVNNLFSKQVDGIIFMGYHLTEKIRSEFSRSRTPVVLAGTVDVEHQLPSVNIDYKQATVDAVAQLAKHNKKIAFVSGPLVDDINGKIRLAGYKEALKTKKLSYSEGLVFESKYRYDEGYNLAERIIASKATAAFVTGDELAAGLLNGLSDHGIKVPEDFEIITSDDSQVTRYTRPNLSTIGQPLYDLGAISMRMLTKIMHKEELEEREVLLSHTINQRGTTKK
- a CDS encoding glycosyltransferase family 4 protein — protein: MKVLLYLEGKSVLQKSGIGRALQHQMHALDLAGIPYTTDILGDYDVVHINTYGPRSFLLLHAAKRRGKKVIMHGHSTREDFENSFIGSNFFAPLFGKYLAHMYQKADYVITPSEYSKHLIQSYGVTTPIIAVSNGIDLEKYKKDPKKEEVFRKHFNIQEGQKVVICAGLYFKRKGIEDFVEVARRMPDVRFIWLGSINKWIIPRKIRRIVEKDHPSNVEFPGYFKGAVFQGAMTGSDAFFFPSYEETEGIVVLEALASHQHTVLRDIPVYNGWIDESSSELCHNVDEFVDSLNKVLNGQVDKREAGYKVAESRSIDLVAHQLVEAYQTVLEM
- a CDS encoding glycosyltransferase family 4 protein, translated to MRVGLFTDTYFPQVSGVATSIRTLKTELEKLGHTVFIFTTTDKDVNRYEDWQIIRIPSVPFFAFKDRRVAYRGFSKALAIAKQYQLDIIHTQTEFSLGLLGVWIGRELRIPVIHTYHTQYEDYVRYIARGMVIRPSMVKYIVRSYMNDLDGVICPSEIVYDLLQKYKVKAEKRIIPTGIDLAKFDRPEITPTETAALREKYEVAEDETLLLSLSRVSYEKNIQAVIAALPDVLQVNQKVKLIVAGDGPYLDDLKKQAAKLGVSDAVVFTGMIPPNETALYYKAADFFISASTSETQGLTYLESIASGTPIIAHGNPYLDHVIDDPMFGKLFYEESDLAQAILEAIEEMPPIDETKWAEKIDDISAATFGRRVYEFYLDKIISKDFSNDLNPEQSRVKRMSKTIVKIPTKVIALPVNGSVKMMKASVKQVKKIRKITHFFD
- the thrS gene encoding threonine--tRNA ligase, whose amino-acid sequence is MIKITFPDGAVREFESGVTTFEIAQSISNSLAKKALAGKFNGKLIDTTRAITEDGSIEIVTPDHEDALPILRHSAAHLFAQAARRLFPDIHLGVGPAIEDGFYYDTDNQAGQISNEDLPRIEEEMKKIVKENFPSVREEVTKDEAREIFKNDPYKLELIEEHSEDEGGLTIYRQGEYVDLCRGPHVPSTGRIQIFHLLNVAGAYWRGNSDNAMMQRIYGTAWFDKKDLKNYLQMREEAKERDHRKLGKELDLFMISQEVGQGLPFWLPNGATIRRELERYIVDKEVAAGYQHVYTPPIASVELYKTSGHWDHYREDMFPPMDMGDGEEFVLRPMNCPHHIEVYKHHVHSYRELPIRIAEIGMMHRYEKSGALTGLQRVREMSLNDGHTFVAPEQIEEEFKKILQLIIDVYEDFNLTDYRFRLSYRDPEDKHKYFDNDEMWENAQRMLKAAVDDMGVEYYEAEGEAAFYGPKLDIQVKTALGKEETLSTIQLDFLLPERFDLHYIGADGEEHRPVMIHRGVISTMERFTAILIENYKGAFPTWLAPHQVTLIPVSNEKHVDYAWEVAKKLRDRGVRADVDERNEKMQFKIRASQTQKIPYQLIVGDKEMEEQAVNVRRYGQKETETMPVDTFVELILADIANKSRVEK
- a CDS encoding DUF389 domain-containing protein; this encodes MSGNYSTREFREKLYDDLHVRLRDTVILMCSIFIASIGLNMNSTAVIIGAMLISPLMTPIIGLGFGLAIFDTRLIKQSLGVLFTQVLVSLLVSTLYFWISPLSYASSELIARTSPTIWDVLIAIAGGIAGVIGSRKKEANNIVPGVAIATALMPPICTAGYGLANGNVRFLFGALYLFLINCVFIMLINIVGTRIMMRQSPLSSFKELNMKMRIGLISLIVLLVLPASYSAVTLTMDQARKEGIKQFVGKEFANHTIINQVYKSSSNELVLTVVGDPISEEELETIRQKQDSYGIESVQLKVNQVHNSTKLDSETTKEFYENIDKYIDQKLSEKDSQNDLVKENEADKD
- the yycF gene encoding response regulator YycF; the protein is MKKILVVDDEKPISDIIKFNMAKEGYEVLTAFDGREALEVFAAENPDIIILDLMLPEIDGLEVARTIRKTSNVPIIVLSAKDTEFDKVIGLEIGADDYVTKPFSNRELQARVKALLRRSEFAADPQLENEADTEIVIGDLHILPDAFLVQKGNKELDLTHREFELLYHLATHVGQVMTREHLLETVWGYDYFGDVRTVDVTVRRLREKIEDTPGRPEYILTRRGVGYYMRNND